A genomic region of Amphiura filiformis chromosome 6, Afil_fr2py, whole genome shotgun sequence contains the following coding sequences:
- the LOC140156077 gene encoding uncharacterized protein, whose protein sequence is MAIAVRCLLSRPHALLLATATYSMVLSLIYMSYIYDWQMITYPNSQFQKGIHKWTYSSVSRSFFQEFKYSLGLGGDATTSRHGVRFDMVHEGYRDMTYQPLKLACSRCAIVSSSGHLLNTGAGSEIDAHPCIFRMNNAPTPGYEKDVGSLTTVRSMGHVNLIKSFEKNGRNRHEMFADNRTRTEMVLINWMNTVHVDVYSDQEYRYAILLAHLYPDVHFYAFTPEKMNRTQELFKNETGISSFEANTWLSTGWFTMVAAMDICNEITVYGMAHEDFCQNTTTYEENVPYHYYEPDKLKECQYYNKSETRLTGGHLFITEKAVFANWAVQHRKINFKHPTWPVKNSTNNLDTPFFNKFWAFIKEGGNMSELKKIKAPPKKSSRRRRGRRKKGNKVVIVTLQKGNESIKVNQDDLVDTLVELLPDVKLIQTHEIVDNGGDKNEKVNNGEEKKQNISNVKKRTNLIQMESSKKLTSRHTMRDVNNKRGDNYYEKGLTLRHMMRDVNNKRGDHEKGLTLRHIIGDDEVNNMRGDNYPEKGQVNDVLDEKMQVNIENEKLRNRDGNDEAHNNDIDAKKRHDKVNWKKQGNHDVYMRKVLHEILNNDVASEKRGA, encoded by the exons ATGGCGATAGCTGTGAGATGCCTGTTATCG AGGCCACATGCTTTGCTCCTTGCAACCGCCACGTATTCCATGGTATTATCCTTGATCTACATGTCCTACATTTATGATTGGCAAATGATCACCTATCCAAATTCACAGTTCCAAAAGGGAATACATAAATGGACCTATTCTTCTGTATCGCGCAGTTTTTTCCAAGAGTTTAAATATTCTCTTGGTTTAGGAGGTGATGCCACTACTTCACGTCATGGCGTACGATTTGACATGGTTCATGAGGGATACAGGGATATGACATACCAG CCACTTAAATTAGCGTGTTCAAGATGTGCAATAGTCTCAAGTTCTGGACATCTTCTCAATACGGGCGCAGGTTCGGAGATCGACGCACACCCTTGTATATTCCGAATGAACAACGCACCTACGCCGGGCTATGAAAAAGATGTAGGGTCACTGACTACTGTACGCTCGATGGGACATGTCAACTTAATCAAATCTTTTGAAAAGAACGGCAGAAACAGGCATGAGATGTTTGCAGATAACAG GACCCGAACAGAAATGGTGCTTATCAACTGGATGAACACTGTCCACGTGGACGTCTACTCGGACCAGGAATACAGATATGCCATACTATTAGCACATCTATATCCTGATGTACACTTCTACGCTTTTACACCTGAGAAAATGAATCGAACACAGGAACTGTTTAAAAATGAAACCGGAATATCCAG tttTGAAGCAAACACCTGGCTGTCAACGGGTTGGTTCACAATGGTCGCCGCTATGGATATATGCAATGAGATTACCGTGTATGGAATGGCACACGAGGATTTCTGCCAGAATACGAC gacatatgaagaaaaTGTGCCCTACCACTACTACGAACCAGACAAATTGAAAGAATGTCAGTACTACAATAAAAGTGAGACACGTCTTACAGGTGGACATCTATTCATCACCGAAAAGGCTGTCTTTGCGAATTGGGCAGTACAACACCGCAAGATTAATTTCAAGCACCCAACGTGGCCAGTGAAAAACTCTACCAATAACCTTGATACGCCGTTCTTCAACAAATTTTGGGCATTTATTAAAGAAGGTGGTAATATGTCGGAACTAAAGAAAATCAAAGCCCCTCCAAAGAAATCATCTCGTAGGCGGAGAGGGAGGCGAAAGAAGGGAAATAAAGTCGTTATAGTGACACTACAGAAAGGAAATGAAAGTATAAAGGTGAACCAAGATGATTTGGTGGATACATTGGTGGAACTACTACCAGATGTTAAATTGATACAAACCCATGAGATTGTAGACAATGGCGGTGATAAGAATGAAAAAGTTAACAATGGTGAGGAGAAGAAACAAAATATCAGCAACGTGAAAAAACGAACAAATCTGATACAAATGGAGAGCAGCAAGAAACTGACTTCGAGACATACGATGCGCGATGTCAATAACAAGAGAGGGGATAATTATTACGAGAAGGGACTAACTTTGAGACATATGATGCGCGATGTCAATAACAAGAGAGGGGATCACGAGAAGGGACTAACTTTGAGACATATAATAGGCGATGATGAAGTCAATAACATGAGaggggataattatcccgagaaaGGACAAGTAAATGATGTCCTAGATGAGAAAATGCAAGtgaatattgaaaatgaaaaactTCGAAATCGAGACGGTAATGATGAagcacataataatgatattgatgcCAAAAAACGGCATGACAAAGTCAACTGGAAAAAGCAAGGAAATCACGATGTTTATATGAGGAAAGTGTTACACGAAATTCTAAATAACGACGTTGCTTCTGAAAAGAGAGGAGCGTGA